Within the Paenibacillus pabuli genome, the region AATGTGGTTGTAGCGGGATACGGCTGGTGTGGTAAAGGTGTGGCGATGCGTGCCAAAGGGCTGGGCGCCAATGTAATCGTAACAGAAATTGATCCCATCAAAGCGGTTGAAGCGCATATGGATGGTTTCCGTGTGATGACGATGGTAGAAGCAGCCAAACTGGGCGATTTCTTCATCGCGGTTACCGGCAACAAGGACGTCATCACAGGTGAACACTATGACGTAATGAAAGACGGAGCAATTCTGAGTAATGCGGGGCATTTTGATGTGGAAGTGAATAAACCTGAACTTGCCAAACGTTCAGAGTCCATTCGCACTGTGCGTCGCAACATTGAAGAATATCGATTCAAAGATGGACGTAAAATGTACCTTCTTGCAGAAGGGCGTCTTGTGAATCTGGGTGCAGCTGATGGCCATCCTGCCGAAATTATGGACACGACATTTGCATTGCAGGCTTTGGGCTTGCGTTATGTTAGCGAGAACTACGAGGCATTGGGCAAAACCGTTGTTAATGTACCTTATGAAATTGATCAGCAAGTTGCCAGCTACAAACTGGAAAGCTTAAATATTTCGATTGATTCCTTGTCTGCTGAACAGGAAAAATATTTGGATAGCTGGAAGTTTTAGGGCAATCCAATAATTACAAGCTGATGAACGGATTCAAAGGGTTTAAAATAGTGTATTGATGATATGGCTCATATGCGGTTGTAAGTAGAATAACCGGTACCGGGGAAACGTCTTTGATCCTGAGCGACAGGATCAAAGACGTTTTTCTTATGAAGCAAATTGAAAAAAATCAAGCAAGCAAGAAGGGTTTTGATTTTTTAGTGCGAATCTATTATGCTTAGGTGGTGGAAAGTGGGGCAAAGTGGGAGAAACGGGTGAGGAGTGAGTGGGCCAATGTTTATGGGGGAGTTCCAACATAGCATTGATGACAAAGGTCGGGTTATTATTCCGGCCAAATTCCGCGAATCTCTGGGACCGTCTTTCGTTGTCACACGGGGTTTGGACCAGTGTCTTTTCGTGTACCCTATGGAGGAGTGGGGGGTCATGGAACAGAAGCTCAAAGCACTGCCTTTGATGAAGTCGGATGTACGGGCGTTTACCCGCTTTTTTTTCTCGGGTGCTACCGAATGTGAATTGGACAAACAGGGCAGGGTAAATTTACCGGGCAATTTACGGGAGTATGCCAAATTGGACAAGGATTGTGTTGTTCTTGGCGTGTCGAACCGGGTGGAGATCTGGAGCAAAGGCATATGGGAGAGTTATTTCAATCAATCCGAGGAAGCATTCAACGACATTGCCGAAAAGCTGGTCGATTTTAATTTTGATCTATAAAGTCAGGAGGGGTGCAGGTTGTTTCACCACATAACCGTACTCAAAGAAGAGGCAACAGAGGGATTAAACATCAAGCAGGACGGTATATACGTGGACTGCACTTTAGGTGGAGGAGGACATAGTTCCGTCATTGCTTCCAAGCTCGGTCCAGGGGGAAGGCTTATCGCACTGGATCAGGATGATTGGGCTTTGGATAATGCACGCGAGAAGCTTGCTTCGTATGGAGATCGTATCACGCTTGTGAAAACGAATTTCCGTGATCTGGAACAGGTTCTGAAAGAACTGGATGTCCCAATGAAGGATGGCGTGCCGCAAGTGGAGGGAATTTTGTACGATTTGGGCGTGTCATCACCTCAATTCGATGAAGGAGAACGTGGATTTAGTTACAATCACGATGCTCCGCTGGACATGAGGATGGATCAGGATGCACTTCTGACAGCCAAAGAGATTGTCAACGAATGGCCTGAAGAGGAAATTGCCCGAATTTTATATCGTTACGGTGAAGAAAAGTTTTCAAGAAGAATTGCCCGCGTCATTGTGGAAAAACGAAGCCAGTCTGTTATTGAGACCACAGGAGAGTTAGTGGAATTGATCAAGGAAGGCATCCCGGCTGCTGCTCGCCGTACAGGCGGACATCCTGCGAAGCGCAGTTTCCAGGCGTTGCGGATTGCAGTGAATGATGAGCTGGGCGCGTTTGAGGAAGCATTG harbors:
- the mraZ gene encoding division/cell wall cluster transcriptional repressor MraZ gives rise to the protein MFMGEFQHSIDDKGRVIIPAKFRESLGPSFVVTRGLDQCLFVYPMEEWGVMEQKLKALPLMKSDVRAFTRFFFSGATECELDKQGRVNLPGNLREYAKLDKDCVVLGVSNRVEIWSKGIWESYFNQSEEAFNDIAEKLVDFNFDL
- the rsmH gene encoding 16S rRNA (cytosine(1402)-N(4))-methyltransferase RsmH; translated protein: MFHHITVLKEEATEGLNIKQDGIYVDCTLGGGGHSSVIASKLGPGGRLIALDQDDWALDNAREKLASYGDRITLVKTNFRDLEQVLKELDVPMKDGVPQVEGILYDLGVSSPQFDEGERGFSYNHDAPLDMRMDQDALLTAKEIVNEWPEEEIARILYRYGEEKFSRRIARVIVEKRSQSVIETTGELVELIKEGIPAAARRTGGHPAKRSFQALRIAVNDELGAFEEALHQAVRCLAPGGRVSVITFHSLEDRICKQIFSSYLEKCTCPPDFPLCVCGGKGTLRLVNRKPLIPTETELAENSRARSAKLRVAEKL